The proteins below are encoded in one region of Microbispora sp. NBC_01189:
- the katG gene encoding catalase/peroxidase HPI, with amino-acid sequence MSMTENHDAIVVDPKTEGEGGGCPVAHGRALHPTQGGGNRQWWPERLNLKILAKNPAVANPLGEEFDYAAAFNGLDLPAVKRDIAEVLTTSQDWWPADFGHYGPLIIRMAWHSAGTYRISDGRGGAGAGQQRFAPLNSWPDNANLDKARRLLWPVKKKYGKNISWADLMILAGNVALESMGFTTFGYAGGRADVWESEEDVYWGPETTWLGDQRYTGDRELENPLAAVQMGLIYVNPEGPNGNPDPLASARDIRETFRRMAMNDEETVALIAGGHTFGKTHGAGPADAVEADPEAAPIEQQGLGWKNTYGTGRGGDTITSGLEVTWTPTPTTWDNSFFEVLFGYEWELTKSPAGANQWKPKDSAGEGTVPDAHDPSKRQAPKMLTTDLALRFDPIYEQISRRFLENPDEFADAFARAWYKLTHRDMGPVVRYLGPEVPSEVLLWQDPLPERTYELVEAADIASLKERILASGLPVSQLVSTAWAAAASFRGSDKRGGANGGRIRLQPQSGWEVNDPDQLATVLSALEGVQQEFNAAQSGGKQVSLADLIVLAGCAAVEKAAKDAGYDVEVPFTPGRVDASQEQTDVESFAAIEPSADGFRNYYGKGNRLPAEYLLIDRANLLNLSAPELTVLVGGLRVLGANHQQSKLGVLTETPGVLTNDFFVNLLDLGTEWKSTSEDQTAFEGRDAATGEVKWTGTRADLVFGANSELRAVAEVYASDDAKEKFVTDFVKAWDKVMNLDRFDLR; translated from the coding sequence ATTTCCATGACTGAGAACCATGACGCGATCGTTGTCGACCCGAAGACGGAGGGCGAGGGCGGCGGCTGCCCGGTCGCGCACGGGCGTGCCCTGCACCCCACCCAGGGCGGTGGAAACCGCCAGTGGTGGCCGGAGCGGCTCAACCTGAAGATCCTCGCCAAGAACCCCGCCGTGGCCAACCCCCTCGGCGAGGAGTTCGACTACGCCGCGGCGTTCAACGGCCTCGACCTCCCGGCCGTGAAGCGGGACATCGCCGAGGTGCTGACGACCTCGCAGGACTGGTGGCCGGCCGACTTCGGGCACTACGGCCCGCTCATCATCCGGATGGCCTGGCACAGCGCGGGCACCTACCGCATCAGCGACGGCCGCGGCGGCGCCGGCGCCGGTCAGCAGCGTTTCGCCCCGCTCAACAGCTGGCCCGACAACGCCAACCTCGACAAGGCCCGCCGCCTGCTGTGGCCGGTCAAGAAGAAGTACGGCAAGAACATCTCGTGGGCCGACCTCATGATCCTCGCCGGCAACGTCGCGCTTGAGTCGATGGGCTTCACGACCTTCGGCTACGCCGGCGGCCGTGCGGACGTCTGGGAGTCCGAGGAGGACGTCTACTGGGGTCCCGAGACCACCTGGCTCGGCGACCAGCGCTACACCGGCGACCGGGAGCTCGAGAACCCCCTCGCCGCGGTGCAGATGGGCCTCATCTACGTCAACCCGGAGGGCCCGAACGGCAACCCCGACCCGCTCGCCTCGGCCCGCGACATCCGTGAGACGTTCCGCCGGATGGCGATGAACGACGAGGAGACGGTCGCGCTGATCGCGGGAGGCCACACCTTCGGCAAGACCCACGGCGCCGGCCCGGCCGACGCCGTCGAGGCCGACCCCGAGGCGGCCCCGATCGAGCAGCAGGGTCTCGGCTGGAAGAACACGTACGGCACCGGCAGGGGCGGCGACACGATCACCAGCGGCCTCGAGGTCACCTGGACGCCCACCCCGACCACCTGGGACAACAGCTTCTTCGAGGTGCTGTTCGGCTACGAGTGGGAGCTGACCAAGAGCCCCGCAGGCGCCAACCAGTGGAAGCCGAAGGACAGCGCCGGCGAGGGCACCGTCCCCGACGCCCACGACCCGTCGAAGCGCCAGGCCCCGAAGATGCTCACCACCGACCTCGCGCTCCGGTTCGACCCGATCTACGAGCAGATCTCGCGGCGCTTCCTGGAGAACCCCGACGAGTTCGCGGACGCCTTCGCCCGGGCGTGGTACAAGCTGACCCACCGCGACATGGGCCCGGTCGTGCGCTACCTCGGCCCGGAGGTTCCGTCCGAGGTGCTGCTGTGGCAGGACCCGCTCCCCGAGCGGACGTACGAGCTGGTCGAGGCCGCGGACATCGCCTCCCTCAAGGAGCGGATCCTCGCCTCCGGCCTGCCGGTGTCGCAGCTGGTGTCCACCGCCTGGGCGGCGGCGGCGTCCTTCCGCGGCAGCGACAAGCGCGGCGGTGCCAACGGCGGCCGCATCCGCCTTCAGCCGCAGAGCGGGTGGGAGGTCAACGACCCCGACCAGCTCGCGACGGTGCTGAGCGCCCTGGAGGGTGTCCAGCAGGAGTTCAACGCCGCCCAGAGCGGTGGCAAGCAGGTCTCGCTGGCCGACCTGATCGTGCTGGCCGGATGCGCCGCCGTCGAGAAGGCCGCCAAGGACGCCGGATACGACGTCGAGGTGCCCTTCACGCCGGGCCGCGTGGACGCCTCGCAGGAGCAGACGGACGTCGAGTCGTTCGCCGCGATCGAGCCGAGCGCGGACGGCTTCCGCAACTACTACGGGAAGGGTAACCGGCTGCCGGCCGAGTACCTGCTGATCGACCGGGCCAACCTGCTCAACCTCAGCGCCCCCGAGTTGACGGTCCTCGTCGGCGGCCTGCGGGTCCTGGGCGCCAACCACCAGCAGTCGAAGCTGGGCGTCCTCACCGAGACCCCGGGCGTGCTGACCAACGACTTCTTCGTCAACCTGCTCGACCTGGGCACCGAGTGGAAGTCGACGTCCGAGGACCAGACCGCGTTCGAGGGCCGCGACGCCGCCACGGGCGAGGTCAAGTGGACCGGCACTCGCGCCGACCTCGTCTTCGGCGCCAACTCCGAGCTGCGCGCGGTCGCGGAGGTCTACGCGAGCGATGACGCCAAGGAGAAGTTCGTGACCGACTTCGTCAAGGCGTGGGACAAGGTCATGAACCTCGACCGGTTCGACCTGCGCTGA
- a CDS encoding carbohydrate ABC transporter permease encodes MTTVAEPAIEPNPASAVRRGAVARVADRLGGGLVQVFLILIALFWLLPTLGLLVVSLRGETDNNSSGWWTLFTKPAQLTFENYSNLLASGFDSSFWNTVLITVPATLLVIGIAAMAAYAFAWIEFPGRDTIFLVVIALLVVPVQIALIPIAKLYGLLGIFGSILGVVLFHVAFGLPFAIFLLRNFFAGIPRELLEAARMDGAPEWRIFVTVVFPLAKPAIASLGIFQFLWVWNDLLVALVFADTDNQPMTKALQSQMRQFGTNVDILAPGAFLSLLVPLVLFFAFQRYFVQGMLAGSVK; translated from the coding sequence ATGACGACCGTGGCCGAGCCGGCCATCGAGCCGAACCCCGCCTCCGCGGTCCGGCGGGGGGCGGTGGCACGGGTCGCCGACCGCCTGGGCGGCGGCCTGGTCCAGGTCTTCCTGATCCTGATCGCGTTGTTCTGGCTGCTCCCGACCCTGGGCCTGCTCGTCGTGTCGCTGCGCGGCGAGACCGACAACAACTCGTCGGGCTGGTGGACGCTGTTCACCAAGCCGGCGCAGCTCACCTTCGAGAACTACTCGAACCTGCTCGCGTCGGGCTTCGACTCGTCGTTCTGGAACACCGTACTGATCACGGTGCCCGCGACCCTGCTGGTGATCGGCATCGCCGCCATGGCGGCGTACGCGTTCGCCTGGATCGAGTTCCCCGGCAGGGACACGATCTTCCTCGTGGTCATCGCCCTGCTGGTCGTCCCCGTGCAGATCGCGCTGATCCCCATCGCCAAGTTGTACGGCCTCCTGGGGATCTTCGGCTCGATCCTCGGGGTCGTGCTGTTCCATGTGGCGTTCGGCCTGCCGTTCGCCATCTTCCTGCTGCGCAACTTCTTCGCGGGCATTCCCCGCGAACTGCTGGAGGCGGCGCGGATGGACGGCGCGCCGGAGTGGCGGATCTTCGTCACCGTGGTGTTCCCGCTGGCCAAGCCCGCGATCGCGTCGCTCGGCATCTTCCAGTTCCTGTGGGTGTGGAACGACCTGCTCGTCGCGCTGGTGTTCGCCGACACCGACAACCAGCCGATGACGAAGGCACTGCAATCCCAGATGCGGCAGTTCGGCACGAACGTGGACATCCTCGCGCCGGGCGCGTTCCTGTCGCTCCTCGTCCCGCTGGTGTTGTTCTTCGCCTTCCAGCGGTACTTCGTACAGGGCATGCTCGCGGGTTCGGTCAAATAA
- the erm gene encoding 23S ribosomal RNA methyltransferase Erm, with protein sequence MVHQGGRQELGQNFLVDDAVIAHIGDLVAETTGPIVELGAGDGALTLPLSRYGRPVTAVEIDPRRAGRLARHVPPNVEVVNADILRFRFPGHPHVVVGNVPFHLTTSIMRRLLAANGWEEAVLLVQWEVARRRAGVGGASMLTAVWWPWYEFEVRSRVPARAFRPAPSVDGGLLSIRRRPVPLVGERGPYQDFVRRVFTGRGRGLLEIVERAGRVDRQAVRDWARATRVKPYALPKDLSAEQWASLWRDTVPACGRARP encoded by the coding sequence ATGGTTCATCAGGGCGGACGACAGGAACTCGGGCAGAACTTCCTCGTCGACGATGCGGTCATCGCCCATATCGGCGATCTCGTCGCGGAGACGACCGGCCCGATCGTCGAGCTCGGCGCGGGAGACGGGGCGCTCACGCTGCCCCTGAGCCGGTACGGCAGGCCGGTGACGGCGGTGGAGATCGATCCCCGGCGGGCGGGCCGGCTGGCCCGGCATGTCCCGCCGAACGTCGAGGTCGTCAACGCCGACATCCTGCGGTTCCGGTTCCCCGGCCATCCTCATGTGGTCGTCGGGAACGTGCCGTTCCATCTCACGACCTCGATCATGCGACGGCTTCTCGCCGCGAACGGCTGGGAGGAGGCGGTGCTGCTGGTCCAGTGGGAGGTCGCCAGGCGACGGGCCGGAGTCGGCGGAGCCAGCATGCTCACGGCCGTCTGGTGGCCCTGGTACGAGTTCGAGGTGCGTTCGAGGGTGCCGGCGCGGGCGTTCCGGCCGGCTCCCTCCGTCGACGGCGGCCTGCTCAGCATCAGGCGGAGGCCGGTGCCCCTGGTCGGCGAACGGGGTCCGTACCAGGACTTCGTGCGGCGGGTCTTCACCGGGCGCGGGCGCGGTCTCCTGGAGATCGTCGAACGCGCCGGGCGCGTGGACCGCCAGGCCGTGCGGGACTGGGCACGCGCCACGCGCGTGAAGCCGTACGCGCTGCCGAAGGACCTCAGCGCCGAGCAGTGGGCCTCCCTGTGGCGTGACACGGTGCCGGCCTGTGGACGAGCCCGGCCCTGA
- a CDS encoding MOSC domain-containing protein produces the protein MAGSVTAVSRSATHTFSKAPLESVRLLPGLGVEGDAHSGATVKHRSRVARDPSQPNLRQVHLVHAELHDELRDAGFAVRAGDMGENVTTRGVDLLRLPTGTRLHLGDSAVVEVTGLRNPCGQLNGLQDGLMKALLGRDEDGNLVRKAGIMGVVVMGGEVRPGDPIRVELPAGPHHPLQPV, from the coding sequence ATGGCCGGCAGCGTCACGGCGGTGAGCCGCAGCGCGACCCACACCTTCAGCAAGGCGCCCCTGGAGTCGGTCAGGCTGCTGCCCGGCCTGGGGGTGGAGGGGGACGCCCACTCCGGGGCCACGGTCAAGCACCGGTCGCGGGTCGCCCGCGATCCCAGCCAGCCCAACCTCCGCCAGGTGCATCTCGTCCACGCCGAACTGCACGACGAGTTGCGGGACGCGGGCTTCGCCGTACGGGCGGGGGACATGGGGGAGAACGTCACGACCAGGGGCGTGGACCTGCTCAGGCTGCCCACCGGGACGCGGCTGCACCTCGGCGACTCCGCCGTCGTGGAGGTGACCGGCCTGCGCAACCCCTGCGGCCAGCTCAACGGCCTCCAGGACGGGCTCATGAAGGCACTGCTGGGCCGGGACGAGGACGGTAACCTGGTGCGCAAGGCCGGGATCATGGGCGTCGTCGTGATGGGCGGCGAGGTCCGGCCGGGCGACCCGATCCGCGTCGAGCTGCCCGCCGGGCCCCATCACCCGCTCCAGCCGGTCTGA
- a CDS encoding HNH endonuclease, whose product MYCGDGLGTDIDHFEPLAEAPLRAFDWPNHLLACSHCNSHQKRESFPRDEDGTTLLVDPSAEDPYEHLELVLSTGVYEALTSRGGVTIGVFGLNRADLVRGRASAFVRTVSMLRDRARLLQSSDHEEAAEIAASLRDQPFADVLYAMLRYRDMPGADRVLRGGEVVDALADPALHLWS is encoded by the coding sequence ATGTACTGCGGTGACGGGCTCGGAACGGATATCGACCACTTCGAGCCGCTCGCCGAGGCTCCGTTACGCGCTTTCGACTGGCCCAATCATCTGCTGGCGTGCTCCCACTGCAACAGCCATCAGAAGCGGGAGTCGTTTCCCCGGGACGAGGACGGCACCACGCTGCTTGTCGATCCTTCCGCCGAGGATCCATACGAGCACCTGGAACTCGTACTCAGCACCGGCGTCTACGAGGCGTTGACATCGCGGGGAGGCGTGACGATCGGAGTCTTCGGTCTCAACCGAGCCGATCTGGTCCGGGGCCGCGCGTCCGCATTTGTCCGTACCGTTTCCATGCTCCGCGACCGCGCCAGGCTGCTTCAGTCGAGCGACCACGAGGAGGCGGCGGAGATCGCCGCGTCGTTGCGTGACCAGCCGTTCGCCGACGTGCTCTACGCCATGCTTCGCTACAGGGACATGCCCGGAGCGGACCGTGTCCTACGTGGCGGGGAGGTCGTCGACGCGCTGGCAGACCCGGCCCTGCACCTGTGGTCCTAG
- a CDS encoding AAA family ATPase: MYLAEVKVSGIRGFSGPRSVDLRLTRPDGSHAGWTVLAGRNGSGKTTLLRALALVMAGPSVARSLVPSFDGWISDGHHDAFVVADVAFDEYWDLFVGGGRRPAGPFPAHLGWSRERIDKSGQYAIHPTLHATTGGSASRGPWGDNPQGWFFAGYGPFRRLVGGSADAQRLMLTTGPVARLATLFHEDASLAESVSWLIDLHLRRLEKRRGAAHLLSLVIDLLNDGLLPDGFRVVRVDSEGLWAERDGRLLALREMSDGYRTVTALVLDLVRHISQTYPGEIGTFLEADRSETGNPVFSTPGVVLIDEIDVHLHVSWQKRIGEWLKAHFPAIQFIVTSHSPYICQSADPGGLIRLPGVDEDVPPRVVEEELYERIVYGSGDDALLTDLFGIDSPYSERAEELRRRLTALERSVLRGSATPEELNEYDRLRELLSSTLTARVDEVAARIADTP, encoded by the coding sequence ATGTACCTCGCCGAGGTCAAGGTCTCCGGCATTCGCGGGTTCTCCGGACCCCGAAGCGTTGACCTTCGCCTGACCCGTCCCGACGGCAGCCACGCCGGCTGGACGGTCCTGGCCGGGCGCAACGGTTCCGGCAAGACCACGCTGCTCCGCGCGCTGGCCTTGGTGATGGCAGGTCCCTCCGTCGCTCGCAGTCTCGTTCCCTCCTTCGACGGCTGGATCTCGGATGGTCACCATGACGCCTTCGTGGTGGCGGATGTCGCCTTCGATGAGTATTGGGACCTGTTCGTCGGTGGAGGACGACGCCCGGCCGGCCCTTTCCCCGCACACCTGGGCTGGAGCCGGGAACGGATTGATAAATCAGGGCAGTACGCGATACATCCGACCCTGCATGCTACTACTGGAGGCTCTGCGTCTCGGGGGCCTTGGGGGGACAATCCACAGGGTTGGTTCTTCGCGGGATATGGCCCCTTTCGCCGGCTGGTCGGAGGCTCCGCCGACGCTCAGCGGCTCATGCTGACTACGGGTCCCGTTGCTCGTCTGGCCACGCTCTTCCATGAAGACGCATCCCTCGCGGAGAGCGTGAGCTGGCTGATCGACCTGCACCTACGACGGCTGGAGAAACGCCGGGGTGCTGCGCACTTGCTGTCCCTTGTGATCGATCTTCTGAACGACGGGCTCCTGCCCGACGGTTTCCGGGTCGTCCGTGTGGACAGTGAGGGTCTCTGGGCCGAGCGGGACGGCCGTTTGCTCGCGCTCAGGGAGATGAGTGACGGCTACCGTACGGTCACCGCCCTTGTCCTCGACCTGGTACGGCACATCAGCCAGACTTATCCCGGCGAGATCGGCACATTCCTCGAAGCGGACAGGTCGGAGACGGGAAACCCTGTCTTCAGCACTCCCGGTGTGGTGCTCATCGATGAGATCGATGTTCATCTGCATGTGAGCTGGCAGAAGAGGATCGGGGAGTGGCTGAAGGCGCATTTTCCGGCCATTCAGTTCATCGTCACCTCGCACAGCCCGTACATCTGTCAGAGCGCGGACCCAGGTGGACTGATCCGGCTTCCGGGCGTGGACGAGGACGTCCCTCCCCGAGTTGTCGAGGAAGAGTTGTACGAACGCATCGTCTACGGCAGTGGCGACGACGCGCTGCTCACCGACCTTTTCGGGATCGACTCGCCGTACTCCGAACGCGCGGAAGAACTCCGGCGCCGGCTGACCGCGCTCGAACGATCGGTCCTTCGCGGAAGTGCGACCCCGGAAGAACTGAACGAGTATGACCGTCTACGCGAATTGCTCAGCAGCACGCTGACCGCGCGAGTGGACGAGGTGGCCGCGAGGATAGCCGACACACCATGA
- a CDS encoding NADP-dependent oxidoreductase: MRAVTQSAFGEPSVLRVTEVDRSAPGPGQVLVRVEAAAYNPVDAAVRAGAFPLLGDPPFTVGWDVSGVVEEAGPGVSAFAPGDEVLGLLGFPAAGNAYAEYVLASPNEIVRRPAGLTAQQAAGLPLAGLTAWQALAGIARIEEGDRVLVHRAAGGVGHLAVQIAKARGAYVVGTARAGKHEFLRGLGADALIDYTAEDFVTAAGPVDVVLDLVGGEYGQRSAAALRPGGLLVSALGGNPGITPEEAAALGVRLQVVSVRPSAHDLAELISLVEAGRLTVHVDLTVPLAEAAKAHEQGQAGRTTGKIVLVP, encoded by the coding sequence ATGAGAGCAGTCACGCAGTCGGCCTTCGGAGAGCCGTCCGTCCTCCGGGTGACCGAGGTGGACCGGTCGGCACCGGGCCCGGGACAGGTCCTGGTCAGGGTGGAGGCGGCGGCGTACAACCCCGTCGACGCCGCGGTGCGGGCGGGAGCCTTCCCGTTGCTCGGCGACCCGCCGTTCACCGTGGGCTGGGACGTGTCGGGAGTGGTGGAGGAGGCCGGGCCGGGGGTGTCCGCCTTCGCTCCGGGAGACGAGGTGCTCGGGCTGCTCGGCTTCCCCGCCGCCGGCAACGCGTACGCGGAGTACGTGCTCGCCTCGCCGAACGAGATCGTCCGCAGGCCGGCCGGCCTGACGGCGCAGCAGGCGGCGGGGCTGCCACTGGCGGGCCTCACCGCGTGGCAGGCACTGGCCGGCATCGCCCGGATCGAGGAGGGCGACCGGGTGCTCGTCCACCGCGCCGCCGGGGGCGTGGGTCACCTGGCGGTCCAGATCGCCAAGGCGCGCGGCGCGTACGTCGTCGGCACCGCACGGGCGGGCAAGCACGAGTTCCTGCGTGGTCTGGGCGCCGACGCCCTGATCGACTACACCGCGGAGGACTTCGTGACGGCCGCCGGGCCGGTGGACGTCGTCCTCGACCTGGTGGGTGGTGAGTACGGACAGCGCTCGGCGGCGGCACTGAGGCCGGGCGGCCTGCTGGTCTCGGCGCTGGGCGGCAACCCGGGCATCACCCCGGAGGAGGCGGCCGCGCTCGGCGTCCGGCTTCAGGTCGTCTCCGTGCGTCCCTCGGCGCACGATCTGGCGGAGCTGATCTCACTCGTCGAGGCGGGACGGCTCACGGTTCACGTGGATCTGACCGTGCCCCTGGCCGAGGCGGCGAAGGCCCACGAGCAGGGGCAGGCCGGCCGGACCACCGGGAAGATCGTGCTGGTCCCCTGA
- a CDS encoding Fur family transcriptional regulator yields MTAPRTPTTAEELRGVGLRVTAARVALLETVRHGDHLDVETIASGVRDRVGHISLQAVYEALHALTSAGLIRRIEPAGSPARFEGRVGDNHHHIVCRSCGVVADVDCAVGEAPCLTSSDDHGFAIDEAEVIYWGLCPGCSSARSS; encoded by the coding sequence ATGACCGCACCCAGGACTCCGACCACCGCCGAGGAGCTGCGCGGCGTCGGCCTGCGGGTGACGGCCGCCCGTGTCGCGCTGCTGGAGACCGTCCGGCACGGCGACCACCTCGACGTCGAGACGATCGCGTCTGGGGTCCGTGACCGCGTGGGCCACATCTCTCTCCAGGCCGTGTACGAGGCCCTCCACGCGCTCACCTCGGCGGGACTCATCCGCCGCATCGAGCCGGCCGGCAGCCCGGCTCGGTTCGAGGGCCGCGTCGGGGACAACCATCACCACATCGTTTGCCGGTCCTGCGGTGTCGTCGCGGACGTCGACTGCGCGGTCGGCGAGGCCCCCTGCCTGACCTCTTCGGACGACCACGGCTTCGCCATCGACGAGGCCGAGGTCATCTACTGGGGCCTGTGCCCCGGTTGTTCCAGCGCCCGCAGCTCCTGA
- a CDS encoding helix-turn-helix domain-containing protein: MSRLRPRGAADAYLRDCASRKVLDSIANKWTCLLVDALRDGPVRFGALRRRLDGITQKSLTQTLRVMERDGMVIRTVYPTIPPRVEYELSDLGHSLVVLMEGIRMWSETHVGEIEAARAAFDSRATKEPQPVRPG; encoded by the coding sequence ATGTCACGGCTGCGTCCCCGGGGCGCGGCGGACGCGTACCTGCGCGACTGCGCCTCCCGCAAAGTGCTGGACAGCATCGCGAACAAGTGGACCTGCCTGCTCGTGGACGCCCTGCGCGACGGCCCGGTCAGATTCGGCGCGCTGCGGCGCAGGCTCGACGGGATCACGCAGAAAAGCCTCACCCAGACGCTGCGCGTGATGGAGCGCGACGGGATGGTCATCCGGACCGTGTATCCCACGATTCCTCCCCGGGTGGAGTACGAACTGAGCGATCTCGGGCACAGCCTGGTCGTGCTGATGGAGGGCATCCGGATGTGGTCGGAGACGCACGTCGGCGAGATCGAGGCCGCGCGGGCCGCCTTCGACAGCCGGGCCACGAAGGAACCGCAACCGGTCCGGCCCGGCTGA
- a CDS encoding uracil-DNA glycosylase: MSGRPLQELVESGWAEALAPVAGRIAAMGDFLRQEIAEGRQYLPAGDNVLRAFRQPLSEVRVLIVGQDPYPTPGHPVGLSFSVAPDVRPLPGSLVNIYKEYTADLGHPLPSNGDLTPWTEQGVLLLNRVLTVMPGKPASHRGKGWEEVTERAITALVERGGPLVAILWGRDARNLRPMLGQVPCVESAHPSPLSARSGFFGSRPFSRANALLEQQGGTPVDWKLP; the protein is encoded by the coding sequence ATGTCAGGACGTCCGTTGCAGGAACTCGTGGAATCGGGATGGGCGGAGGCCCTCGCACCCGTGGCCGGGCGCATCGCCGCCATGGGCGACTTCCTCAGGCAGGAGATCGCGGAGGGCCGGCAGTACCTCCCGGCGGGGGACAACGTGCTCCGCGCCTTCCGGCAGCCGCTGAGCGAGGTCCGGGTGCTGATCGTCGGCCAGGACCCCTACCCCACCCCCGGCCACCCCGTCGGCCTGAGCTTCTCCGTGGCCCCGGACGTGCGGCCGCTCCCGGGCAGCCTGGTCAACATCTACAAGGAGTACACGGCCGACCTCGGCCATCCCCTGCCGTCGAACGGGGACCTCACCCCGTGGACCGAGCAGGGCGTGCTCCTGCTCAACAGGGTGCTGACCGTGATGCCGGGCAAGCCCGCCTCACACCGGGGCAAGGGCTGGGAAGAGGTGACCGAGCGGGCCATCACCGCCCTGGTCGAGCGCGGCGGCCCGCTCGTCGCGATCCTGTGGGGGCGGGACGCCCGCAACCTGCGTCCCATGCTCGGGCAGGTGCCGTGCGTCGAGTCGGCCCACCCGAGCCCGCTGTCGGCCCGCAGCGGCTTCTTCGGCTCCCGTCCGTTCAGCCGGGCCAACGCCCTTCTGGAGCAGCAGGGCGGAACTCCGGTGGACTGGAAGCTGCCGTGA
- a CDS encoding DUF397 domain-containing protein, whose protein sequence is MDLSTPRWRKSSFSGDNGGNCVEVAEVDGGPDHKSGRLIALRDSKDPNGPALFFTPEEWKAFLLGVQAGEFEPTP, encoded by the coding sequence ATGGACCTGAGCACCCCCCGCTGGCGCAAGTCGAGCTTCTCCGGCGACAACGGCGGAAACTGTGTCGAAGTGGCGGAAGTGGACGGAGGACCTGATCACAAGAGCGGCCGGTTGATCGCCCTGCGCGACTCGAAGGACCCCAACGGGCCGGCGTTGTTCTTCACCCCTGAGGAATGGAAGGCATTCCTCCTCGGCGTCCAGGCCGGCGAGTTCGAGCCGACCCCCTGA